In the Uranotaenia lowii strain MFRU-FL chromosome 1, ASM2978415v1, whole genome shotgun sequence genome, cacacttgctgagcatgtacagatgagacgggacaattaacctcaaaaactctcggtacaaaaaacgtgcagccggtcgacacacatggtcgtttttgaggttaattgtcccaaagttgaaaagtgttggtgaaacaacgtGCATCCCGCATAGTCAAATATCATACACCTTATCATCAATACTGTTCTGTTGTGATTACATGAATAGTGAATATTAGAGTAATCGTTCTGAAATCTTCTTATTTTTGacaaactttttttacttttatgtgTCTTCGcttgaaacgataaaaaaatattttagaaagatACCAGTGAtaattcttgaaataaaactcaGGATGCACCTGAGTGTGTTATGTGTCTTCACTGTCAACAAAGCAAACGAGAAAGAACACAAACAAAAAGAATTTAAAGTGTGCGGAAATTCccgtttattaaaataaatatcaaataaaacgTAAGTTTTAGGTAATTTTATTATATATAagcttttttataattcaatataTTTGCCTGTGCTAATACATCTGCAATATCTCAAAGGTGCACCGCAAGCTAGCGAAACGACGGGAAATTCAGTAATCgtcatttgtttgatttgtttagTTCGCTTCTGCAAGATCTACCGGAAGTGAAATTAGGGCTATTTCTCCCCAGGGCCAGGGAAGGGTGCAGGGTAGTACGTTCAACATTATGCTGACCAAAGCTCCAACAGCCGAAGCTGAGGCGGAAACAGGAAGTTTGAGGTTATGAAGCTAATTTTGCTCCGCTCCGGAACCCAACAAGAAAACAGCATTTGagaaacaatatcaaaaaaccCGATGCTCGGTGCGCCTGTCGTAAGTATCCAgtgtttattataattttccatcccatttcgtcatattttttttctttagaacgGCGCCGGAACCCGTaagagaaaatttgacaactgaaaGCTGCTTCTAGTTCGTTACTTCCGCAACacgatcaaggttgccgaaaaaaaattcggagttttcgtcaaaaaaaatctccaattctgtgttttgaacctaaaattctgtgacggtttctGTGACGCATTTTTCATGAAGTTCATAGGAAAATCATgtcaaatatcaacaaatttgaaatttcttacaattttaatcgaaaaaaaatcaatttacattaccttgttttcaaattttgtgacggaattttgctaaaaattctgtgataatatagatttttctgtgatttcggcaaccttgaacATGATCAGCATGCCACTCGTCGTCACCAAAGACAAGCGAAAACACTGGAATGAAATTACTGAAACACGCTACTACCAAATGAGTCTTCAGCCATGGTGGCTTTCGAGACGATGTAAATAGCCACCGCAATGTTTTGTTTCCCGAAGGCAGGACGACTACGTGGAAAACTACTCCACGGTTTTCTGGGACAGTTAACGGCGCTTCCACCAACGATGTACAAGCCGTAAGTTTCAATCAATAATTTGAAGCATTATTCttctaataaaaatgtttttttttcattactcagGCCTCTAATTAAACATCGAAGCCCGAAATTGTCAGGAACCTGATTAAGGTGTATGTATCTGGGCATTTTATTCatgacaagaaaatcattcgaGAGGATCGGTGTCATTATAGAGGTGGGTATCTTTTTATTGTACTACATGACAAATttctatgaataaaacaaatttgtattTGGCAGGAATTGACAGAATGACTGTTCTCATGCTTTAGCTGAGCGCATGAGAGGTGGTGAAGGATCACCCGTTTCTTTTAACACCCTCTCAGTGGCCGGATACCATCACACCACGCTTACCAATCACCAGATCTCCAAATTGAGTCGTACCATCCGATCAAGAATAATTCTGTCACGAATTAAAGAATCTTCCTTCAATCTGCAGGAGAGAAAAATAGATTTGGCAATTGGCGAAAAATAAGCTTCAAATCGATATGTAGAATCCAACCTGGCAGATCAATAACATTCGCGTGACGAAGCACCACAGTTCACCTCTTCAGTAATTTGGTGCTTAAACTGGTGTTTTGAACATATCCCAAGAATTTTACAACGCAACACAATTAAGCAGTCACGAATCTTCTTGATCCGGAACGAGCCGAGAATTGTTTGCTACTACGGAATTAGATTTATCGAAGCCAATATCTAACTGATTTCGATCGATATTTCGAGACACAGAAAGGtaagaaataattaaattttattaacaaaattttaagttagaaattttaaacctaTCGACCTGGGATCGAATCAAtcgaatttgaaatattaatttcttaTTATCGATTCATATCGATTCCAGAATAacgtgatttttaattattttttttatttttgacaatatgttttcagatccctaaaacattattttggaCGATTTGAACTTCAAACGGAACACACGGAAGAAAATGACTTCGAGTTCATTCGTTCACCAGTCTTGGATCAGGATTCCCGAATATGATCAGCTAGCAGAGAGAAGGACTCGCGTTTAGGCTGATTATAGATTCTTTATGCCGAATCAGATCAGCCTCCACTATGAAACATGGCAAGCGTCATTGATAAGCGCAGGTTAGCAATCTGTTTTCTAATTTCCTCTTAAAACCGTTTAAAATGGTTACTGTTTAAGAATcctcaaaatattttctgttcaTTGATGAAGTAGATCTGTGTATATAAAGACAcgcttgaaatttaagtttattgaaatatttatgtttttcgaaTGAAACGACAGATTTCGTTCTATTGGTAAATTCTTCGTCCATTTTAATTCTTCTTGGAATGATATTAAGTTTCAGATAAAAAAGGATAAGAAACTTTAGGAGGAATTAAAATAACGTTCAAAACTTTACAGAACAAAAAGTTTCATGATCAATTTAACCTGAGATTGTATTATGATTGATAATATCAATAAAACAGTGTTTCTATTTTCTTTCCAGATATCATTCGTCAGGTGCTGAAAACAAGTGGACAAGATCTGGAACTACACCGACCATAATTACGGATGACCTCCTGCGCCCCAATTAAATTGCTTACGTTAGGTTTTGATTGATTGGATTCTAGGTAGGTAAATtgagatttgtttaaaaataaatatcaataaaacGACACCTATTACCAAAAcgcctgtttttattttaaatatcatgaaacaaCTATTCATAGAATCTTCTATTTCGTTTGATTTTATATCGTATTATCTTAGTTCGAAGAAATACCGTATCGTcgaaatgatttgaaataatgattaACTGAAGATTACATGTATGATACCACTTGATTTTCAATCCAGAGAAAgtctagaaaaaagcaaaaaaaatgaatggttactctacttaacgaccatttcactgtatcgtaaagtgcgtccaaacgattccatttcatgaaaaaatgataagtttcatcttacattaataatccaaaactatagaagtaatcttttgggtgtcttggAAAGAAGATTATGAGAATAGTCATTGTATAATACTGCTCCATGCGggataatatcacgaacactatcagcggcaaataggactatagtgtcctgaaaaatcctgatttttttcatggcggtgcctgatttttgtcaaaaccacctggcacccctggttTTATGCAACGCAGCGGGaagaaatatttcatatcacGGAAAATAATTaagaggtaaaatttaccgagtaactgggatggtttttttttcattcctctttcgaggtaaattcaCCTGCACTGCATATATTCGAAAAATTACGAGTATGTGTCtgcctatatagatttttgcaatttatcTTCCAATTAAACAATATGTGCCACACATAGGCTTCAGAAAATATTTCAGTGGTATATGCATAACATGAACATTATAAAATTTCACACATAGATTTTAAATGTGTGAAATATTCGTTTGAagttatagtgttttcgtttattggcagtggcaacctagttacccacgagttttgccctaactgctgttattatgttcggttattaattcagaagtccactagttttgcccgagatttgaacctcaagcaggcggttgcaccccgtaaaagttgtcaatgtTGGGGGTAAACATAAAGGTGAGTAtaggtgagtatagcaaccatacacggaaaataataaaaaggtaaaatttaccgagatagccaaggtaaacgatcgtgaaagccaaaaaggtagcttctacctcttcgaggtgaaactcacctcacagcgaggtaaaatttacctgaatcgaggttggaaaaaaggtacaattcaccgaggaaaaaggtgaatccaaaaaaggtaaatcttacctcgtagcgaggtgaagttcacctgaattgagctgaataaaaaagtataattcacctagaaaaaaaggtaaaaccaaataaggtaaaacttacctcgtcgcgaggtgaagttgacctggattgggctaaacaaaacggtacaattcttctcgaaaaaaagGGACTATTCaccgaacccgtttattgaggttaagcttttttgtcattcaggaacaagttttgctttgtgcataatatgtgaaaatcggaatagaatggtaagtgttttcttagatatcattttgttgtgctggttctcgtcataatacattgcttttgtttcagatcgacccatagagcttataggtgtattccacgtcatcctccagccggaaaagccgaacctgaccggattagccaAACAGAGGAGGTCATGAATGTCCGCAACGCAGGAGTATTCAGCGGCCATGGCGGctcggaagaacgcgaagccgaattaccgcagtccctatttatcttcaataaatataatttttgatagaattttgtattttttaattcttattgaagaaaccaatcaaaccaaccagcatttaccttttaaatcagtaaatgggaaaacggtattatttactattttgctaggtgaatgcgaaaaaggtaaaatatacctttttgctaggtgaattgaaaaaaggtataatttacctttttgctaggtgaatgaaaaaaaggtaaaatttacctcgaaagaggggtggaaaaaattcacctcgcaaaaaggtaaattttatcttttttttattttccgagtatatttgcatcgtcccgggtaacgattctgttcgtttattcagaaaaagttttgccctgCGCTAGTGGagataaacgaaaacggcattagtttttgagtctaCTTTCTGGCGTTTAAAATTGTGCAGACGAAGCTAATCATCGTTGAAAGGCCGACCGCTACTCCCGCAGACGGAAGAATTTTTGAAGTGTTTAAAGCTAAAATAAAGATTGCGCGCTCCTTCGACAGCTCAGGTTTTTTTCCCAATTGCAATTGCATTTGGAATTcgtaaaatctttcaaaaacgaGAATCATTAAAGCTATGTGTCAACTTATAAATCTTTTGTATCATTTATCAAATGAATCCAAAGATCGTATgtgttttgaaacataaaatcaaagtgtcgattttttgcagtgtgggcaaaatctgtgtctgaagCAGAGGTGCCagttgtcctgatttatcaggacttgtcctgattttcgaaagacCGTCCTGTGAatgaagggtcaaaagtctgtgttttacagacaaatcggggcacctggcaacccagcgaGATAGTGCATGGTTTCTAAAGACGggcaaaatcgaaataaaattttgatttttcgtttgttagttctaaaaaacttaggttttgtaataaatttaacatattCTCGCACTCGAATCAATGTGGAAGCGTATAACCTGTAAATAATATATGTAAATAATATTATAACCAGAGGCTTCCGAGGCAGTATAAAAACATATTGGGTCCGAAGCGTTTCTATCTTTGCTTTCTTTTATCTTCTGATTTGCGGTAAACGCGCGGTAAACCCACATTTCGCTCGcgtatcaaaaatatcaatttgtcaTGTGTGATTTTAAAAAAGTGCCACTAATTGTTACAAAATGATAGAGACATCCCATATTGTAAGCTTAGCTGCCGTTTTAGGATCATTCTTAATAGGATTCAAGTATGGCAAGAAGCTCACGAGGCCAGGATCAAATGCCGACAAATCCTCGGTACAGGAAAGCCGCAAGTCAAACCTGCAGGAAAATGTAAGTTTTTCCTACCCATTAGTaacttaaaatcattttaacgaGAATAAATGATTTCCTTAACATGAACTAATAGAATTGTAACCGACAGGCTGCGTTGAAGTTAGTAAATTgcaaataaattttagatattttccgACTTTGGAGGCGAGTACAAGATGATTCTGGTCGTGCGGAACGATCTGAAAATGGGTAAAGGAAAGATTGCAGCTCAGTGTGGCCACGCTGCTGTTGGCGCTTTTGAGGGTGCGCTCAAGAAATCTCCTGGGGTACTCCGCAAATGGCAGCAAAGCGGTCAGGCCAAGATTGCCGTAAAAGTCGAAACCGAGCAGCAGATGATGGAAATCTATCGCTCGGCAAAGGCTAATAATTTGAACTGCTGCCTTATTCGAGATGCTGGCCGAACACAGATCGAACCGAACAGTAAGACCGTCCTTGCGATTGGACCGGCACCGAATCAGATTCTCGATACCGTAACCGGTCACTTGAAGCTGTTGTAATCGAGTTTTATCCAGAGATTGTGTATTCTAAACTCGGTTTCGGGAAGCTGGTGAAATGAGATGTAACTTAATATATCTTCATGTACAAGTCTGACGtgtgtattgtttttttttaatccgagAGACCCTCTCTATACATtgcactcagaaatgaaaatattataaaaaataattagataTCAGGTATTCGCTTATTACTCTGACGATAATAAGCTGGAATCATGAAAGCATAATAAAATTCACAATCATTTCTTATCGAGAAATGAtccaatgaataaaatttaataaccgcgAGACAACACACATTCATACCAGAAGaaacgcgttacgtaatttataaATGGCCCTAACTATAAccattttcattaatttatgGAAGGTGTAACAAAACCCACTCCTAATGCTAATAGGTAAATGTCATAAAGTtcataaataatattcaaaatatgtcccaacagcaataaaaataagacaaagaTAATAACCATGTAAACGCGTCAACATACCCACAGTGAACGACTTTCGGcttattaatcttttttttattactaataGTAGTACATATATTTATTGAACATGTATCATCTTTTATATCGAATAACTAATCGAATAGGTATATTATTAACAATCTGGATCTAATATAAAGTACTCGCTTTAAAACCACAAACCACCACCGTCATCATTATCGTCGTTCTCGTTTCCATTGTTGAAGACGTCCATTTGAAGATTATTCTGCTCGTCGTCACTATCCGAGATAGCGAGATCTTTATGCAGCGATGACAAAGGTGGCAATCTCGACGTCGTCTGCTCCTGTTGCGAATACAATTGCTGTTGCTGGATTTGACTTTGTTGAACGTCGATTTGCTGATATTGCTGCGGCTGTTGGAATTGCTGCTGCATATTTTCATCCAAAGGTTGATTCTGTTGCTGAAACTGAAACTGGCTACCACCGACAAGCAGATCGGCCTGATCATTACCGGCACCCAATGGTCGGTTAGTCATACCGGACAGGAAATCACTGGGATCGTAATTGGGATCAATCTCCAGCGATTCATCCGCTGTTTGGTTGAATAGTTGCTGTTGTTGATTAACTGCAGCATCCGCTGCCTGGTGGCCATCGCCTGCACCCTCCGTAGGCTGCAGCATTGATGAACTGGAAGCCGCATTCGATTGATCCAGCATCACCGAAACGCCCTCGTTGTCACTCATAGTTACCTCTTCAAATTCCTCATCATCCGAAGAATATTGACCACCTCCTTCTGTAATAAATTATGCAAGGgattaatttcaagttttatgttTGGTTGTTCTCTGCAATCTGTAGTAAAAAGATTAGAAAGGATGATGATACCCTGAGATCAAGTATAACGTGCCGAATAGCTTTTTTCGAGGACTAAACGTTAAGTGAGCAAGATATGCACGATGCTTGTTGAGGGACTAAAAATGCTTTCTATAAGATATAAATATGCTTTTTAAGGCCCCAGTACATTTCGAATAACGGAAAATGTATAATTAGATAAAAATGCACTAAATCTAACTAAGCATTTAGATTTTCTAATACTAGCTAGCGTAAAGGATTATTCGAAACATGCAATATTTACAGTGCACTGTGTGAATAGATTAGGGATCGGTAACAGCTACCTACCAGTAAGAGTTCGATAGTGGgttatgaacttttttcaaacttaccTCGTTTGAAACTTTTTACGAATCTACTGCCACTACCTAGAAAGCTTCCACCGTGCTGCCGTTGGAATGATTGCTGTCGTTGTTGTTCACCATATGGGTAATTACTGGTGGGTTCACTTTTTATTTGCCTGCCGTCCGTAACCGAAGTGCCAGTATTGGCCATCCAGTTCATTTCATAGGCCGAAGCCGATGGATCGTTGACCCATAAATCCGAAGTTGATGCACCAATAGGAATCCCAGAAGAACCAGCAGCCGCCATCGACATGGGATTCGCAGACACCATTAGACGATTTGCCTGATACGGTTGGTGATGATGAAGATCACCATGAAAACTACTCTGGGTACTATTATCATCGTGGACGAGCACCCCGTCCCTGCTGTGCGAAAGAAAACCTTCTTTTTTTGGCCGACCACGGACCCGTTTCGCCAGCATCTTGTTCATCATCTGCGACATCGCCATGCCAGGGAATTCTGCGGTCGAAGATTTATCACACGGTTACGGGACATCATTTCGTTTACACACATGTTTAAATGGACTCGCTTGTTTAAACAGATGATGTAGTGTTTGTGAGGTAGTATTTTGTCGTGTCGGTAAAGAAATTACATAAAGTCGAAAGCATTCACGCAGCAGTTATGTATGATGAAATTTCACTAAACGAGCGACACACAGTTAATGGAACTTTACACCAGTACAACAGcacgaataaataacaaattagtaataaaaattggaaaaattaagatttttttttttggtatctgTCGTAGGTGCAATTTGCAAGCCTCATGTCGTAGCAAATAAATTGAGTTTCCCAGGAATGAAAGTTTACGCAGTGAGTTGCCTGTAGAAAAGTCTCGAGCGCGAACTGTCAATAAGTGTACAGTTAAGTAGCTGCGAAACCAGCCAAGTAGAGATCTACAGAAAACTAAGCGTccaaactttcatgcacaaagTAAGTAACTTGCCGTGAAGCGTTTGGGCTCGAATCTGTGCTGAtcattgacaaagttatgtttacAGGATTAGAAAATGGGATTCAGAACCACCAATTCAACCAGTTTAGCTATCGCACATAGGGCTGGATATCCAAGGTagttattgagattttttgtaTCCCTTTTTATGACCCGGAAACATATTAGATTTCTTTCACAGCAAAGCTTGAAAGCTAATTcgaaacaatttgaaattttgaaaactattatgATTTAAGTTGTTTTGCCAAAGGCAATTAGCAAACCGTTACTAAATCGAAAGATTACTGATCCAACCTATATATGAGAAATTACCTTTACCGACGTACCTGTTCGAATGGAGTTGGGGCcggtttcaaaaacaatttcgaaAAAGGAACAACCGAAGAACACATTGTTTATCCAAACAACTTGAAACAACTTAGCAAAGTatacaaatttgaatgaaaCCAAAGACAATACGATCCCGTTAAATGCGTTGTACGTGATATTTAGTAGATACTCGTTATTTATATACTGAATGTGTCGTACAGAATTTTTAGTGTCTGGTGAGTGTGTGTGAGTTAACGATGATAATGCAGTGTTTAATTTAAAGCTATTATTGTTATTACTTGCTGGTAAACCTACGTACATGCAACATTAAATAGATCACACAGATGAACAACATGACAATACCtgagcaattaaaaaaatggttaatcATGCATTTTTATCTCGTGTAGTAATGAATTCAATCGAAtatgaaccaaattttacattcCAGTACATAATATAAAAAGGACAATTTTAAAGACTCTCTATTAGAAGCATTGGATTATCAAACCGTAACCAAGAACTAAACACTTACCTTCTTCGGGATGATTTTTCTTCGGTCTGCCACGAATCTTCTTGCTGGCgtcgaacatgcttttttttgcCAATCCACTGGGACCGGGTCGGCTTGAATTCATCGACCCAGCTGATGAAGGCCGTTCCAAATTGCTGGTATCGCCTTCGCCGTAATCTGGCGAAGTATCTCGAGAACCTTGGAAAAACTGAGAAACATGCAAGTGTTATAAAaagtattcattttaaaaaatataaaatgaaaaaaaaaataccttcgcATCGCGTTCGTCGTCTTCCCAATCGATATCTTCATTGCGAGCACGTTCTTGAACGAGTGCAATGTTTTTCTCAAGCTGGCCCATGTTATCCATctgagaaaaaatcaaacatcaacTTAAGTTCAACTCGATATTTTAAACTTCTACTCACAGCATCCAAAGCTTGTCGCACAACTTCGACCATGTGGCGGGCCTGTCGGGTAAAATTGGCCTCCGCTCCATTGTACGTTTCACAATTGTCGGCAATTAGAATTATATCCTGTAGGAAATCCGCTCTCGAGTGGTACTTGTGAGTAGCAATTTTCTTGGACACCTTTTCCAGATCCATCGGCTTCCGAATGATGGTGTAGTAATCTTTAACTAACCGCTTGTTGACCGGTTTCAAAAATGGCCAACTTTCAGGCATAGCCTTCAGCGGACCGTTCACGTACTCTCCAAGCATGTAGGACAAGGCCACCTGATCATCATCGTCCAACAgaggattgatacttttttcgaGCCGAGCTAGGCGGTCTTCTTTTTCCTGCATCCGATCCTTACATTTTTGCAGCATCCTTTGGGCTGCAATCGTAAGTGAACTCTTGGCTCCGTTGTACAGGGAGGAGTTTTCCACTATTTGATTGATATCTGCAATAAATTCGTCTCTCGTTTGGTACTTCTTTTGGCGAATGTGCTCTCGAATAGTTTGCAAATCCATCGGCCTCTGTACTATTTTATGGTAATCTACAACCTACACAAGAAAGTTTCATTATCTGATAAAACATAGTAATAAATCgaaacatatttattttcaaaacctgCTATTTTGAGAAGGTTAAACAAATAAACTAACGGTCTTACCTGTTTAGCATTGACCGGGAACATAAACGGAGCAACGTCCGGCATATCTCGCAGTTCGTTCAAAAGTTGTTCCAGTATCGAAGAAAATACCACCAGTGGATCCGTTCTCCTGCGGTTGGCTGTTTTGTGGCGCTTGAGGTAATCGCAGTTGGCATCGCCACCAACCCGCCGTTTTTTCTTTCCTACTGCTTCTTTGGGAACCTTCAACAGAAGCGTTCTTCTCTTTACATCTTCGTGGCGCTTCAGCAACTTTCCGCTCAACTTTACTTTAGTACCGTCGACGTTAACCAAATCCTCATCATCTGCGTTcaattctttttcaatttcttcctcTTGTTCCTCGGTCATGGCCACATTCACCGATGGAGTTGGAACTGTTCCCGTGTACAGCGGACAAGCCTTGTTTGTTCTCATGTGACCCACTTGACCACAGGCACCACACTTAAGTTTCAAATCTGGCTTCAATTTAACTTTCTTTCGAGACGATGGGCTGCTCTCCTTAGTGTGACTTTCTTTGGGCGTCGAAAGGCTGGTGTTCGATTTGGAACTGCCCGGAGTTTCGCGATCACCAAGACTAATCGGTGTACCCACCGAGTGTTGCTGTTGATTTTGCTGCTGAAGCATGCCAATTTTCAGTT is a window encoding:
- the LOC129739853 gene encoding probable peptidyl-tRNA hydrolase 2, with product MIETSHIVSLAAVLGSFLIGFKYGKKLTRPGSNADKSSVQESRKSNLQENIFSDFGGEYKMILVVRNDLKMGKGKIAAQCGHAAVGAFEGALKKSPGVLRKWQQSGQAKIAVKVETEQQMMEIYRSAKANNLNCCLIRDAGRTQIEPNSKTVLAIGPAPNQILDTVTGHLKLL